Genomic DNA from Thermosipho ferrireducens:
AGATGAAAAAAGTATGAAAAGTTATATTTCAAATTATCAGTTAGCCGCTTCAAATACTTTTATAGATTATTTCAACAAAATATCAAAAGAAATAGGTAAAACCTTAAAAGTTATTGATTACAAAAATAGCATAAATGAGCGAGCAGGTATTTTAGAGATTGAAGAAGTGGCATATATAAACAATCTTGTCACAAAAAAAGGTACTTTTTTTGAACTTGGTATGGGCGCACTTAAATTGAACGCTGCTGAAAATTCTGAATTCGCAATTTACCTGCCAGAAAATGCTACTGTTGTTTTAATAGATCCCACTCCAACTTCAATCATGAAAAATAAGATTACCTGGAAAGGAACCGCCCTGAATAGATTTCCAACTATAAGGTACAGGAGAGCTGAATAGGATGGGTGTGCTCGAATGGTTGGTGCTTTTCGGCACCATAGGCGCTTTGTCTTTTTCCTGGGGAATATATATACTGGAATCTTTTTATAAGAAAAGTGGTTCACAAGAGCTAAAAAAGGAAGAAGAAAGATTATTAGACCTTATGGGAAAGGTAAGAATTTTTGTTGATTCAAAAATTGAATTGCTGGACGCAAAATTAGAAGAAGTAAACAAAGTAACTGAGAAATTAAACGATATGTATTCAAAACTCATGCTCCAATCAGTGGAAATAGAAAAGTTAAAGGAAGAAATAAACTTTAAAAATCGGCAGTTTGGTGATATTTCTCAGGAACCCCAAAAAGATACCCAGGCAGTTAAAGCTGATCTTACAAACGAATTTGAAAGAAAAGCTTCAGAAAAACCAGCGTCAGAAACGAAAAAAGAAAAAAGTATTGAAGAGCAAATAATTGAAATGTTTTATAATGGAGTTTCCGAAGTGGATATTGCTAAAAAGTTTAACATGGGAATAGGTGAAGTTCGGTTAATTATTGATCTTATGAGTAGGTCAAAGGGGTGAAAAAGATGAGAGGTGAACACCCTTATGTAAGATGGGCAATTGAAGTCATTGAAACTTACATAAAGACCAAAAAAATTTTAGACCCTGATCCAGACAGGTTACCGAAAGAGCTTTTTGAAAAAAAGGCTGGTTGTTTTGTAACTCTTCACACTTTTAACGGCGCCCTTCGAGGATGTATTGGTACATATGAGGCCACTCAAGAAAACTTAGCTCTTGAAATTAGAAACAATGCTATAGCATCTGCTACAAGAGATCCGCGTTTTCCACCTGTTACAGAAGATGAACTTGGCACAATAAAAGTCAATGTTGATGTTCTTAGTGAAATTGAACCGGTAAAACAAATTGACGAACTCGATCCAAAAAAATTTGGTATTATCGTTGCAAAAGGCTGGCAACGTGGGCTTTTATTGCCAGATATTGAAGGTGTAAACACAGTAGAAGAGCAAATTCGAATAGCCAAATTAAAAGCTGGTATTTTTGACGAAAACTATACCTTATATAAATTCACTGTGGAAAGATACGAATAACCTAACCATTTCTCTCTATTTCTTTCAAGCGCTGCAACAACACCGAAGGAATATTTGTTGAAACATTGTTCCATATTTCTTCCACTTCTTTTTCATACTTTATAAAAATTTCCAGAACTTTGGGGTTGAAATGCTCCGGTTTTGTTCTCTCGTCGCCTTCTGTCAATATTTTCAAAGCTTTTTCATGCGAAAAAGCTGATTTATAAGGTCTTTCAGAACGTAAAGCATCGTAAACATCTACAAGAGTTACAATGGCCGCCTCAATTGGTATTTCTTCACATTTTAATCCGTAAGGATAGCCCGAACCGTCACACTTTTCATGATGATAAAGTGCTATGTTTCTTGCTATTTTAAAACGCTCTTTGTTCCCAATCAAAGCCGCACCATAAATTGTGTGCTTTTTCATTTCTTCAAATTCCTCTTCAGTTAACTTCCCAGGTTTTAACAGAATTTCCTTTGGAATCATTAACTTTCCTATATCATGAAGTGGTGCATAATACCTTATTTTGTAGACCATTTCTTCACTTAATCCGAGTTTTTTCGCAATAAAAGCCGATAAAATTCCAACTCGCTCTATATGATTGCCTGTATTTTCATCATAACCTTCTGCTATTGTAGCAAGCTGAGTACTAAATTCTAAATAAGAATCCTCTAATTCGTTATTTAACTTTTCAAGCTCTCTATAACTTTCTTCAAGATCTTCATTCATTGCACGAATTTCCTGAAAGGATGCCGAAATTTCTTCAGCCATTTCTTTATATTCTTTCAATAAATTATTTACTTCTTCTATACCACACGTTGCAAAATCTCTGTCCAATTGAAACTCTTTTGTTTTTCTGAAATCCCTCATATTTTTTATAAGTTGCTCGAAAGGTTTAGATACTTCTTTTGCAACTTTCCTGGAATTCCTCAACATTATAAATATAACCAGTCCCAGAACACCGAAAAAACTACCTATTCCCAGATAAGCAAATGAGTATAAAGGAGAAACATCTAATTTTATGATTATACCTACAGGCTCAAATTTTTCTATATCTGTTTCGTATCCCCAGGAATGATATATAGAATAAATTTTTCCATTTTTAACTGTTATCGGCTCCTTGCTCCCAAATGCTTTAATGAGATACTCTTTATCTTTAGAGCCAACTTCTCCCAACCCCGGTATTATGGGCTTTAACTCATGAGTACAAACTGTTATTGTTTTTACAAAACGCGCCTTACTTTTTATATTCGAAAGGTCCTTAAATAACAAAGCTATTTTCTGCATTCCCTGGGAAAACGTAGAAATATAAACTCTATCATCCACACGAATATAAACTGTTTTCATAAATACACCACTCTCAAATTTCCTGAGTATGAAATAATCAACGCTTTTCTCAAGTTTTTTCTGAATATATTTATCTAATTTACTATAAGGAATAAAATTAAATAAAACTCTTTTATAGCGTTCGCTTTCAAATGCAAAAAATCTACTTATTATATTATCAGCATTTTCCTTATTCGCCTGTATTTTTTCCATTGTTTCTTGAAGTTGCTCATAAAATCTGGCTTCTATATCTCCCAGAGACCTCTGAAGGGTATTTAACGTTGATTGAACAATGTTTATTGCGTTTTTCTCAAATTCTCTATTGACCACGTTATACGCTTGCAAACTAAACACAATCGCTACAATAAAAAGCACTAACATTCCAGACATAACCACATATAGCATTTTTCTCCATAATAATCTTTCAAGCTTCAATCAAAATTCCCTCCTCTCATTTCA
This window encodes:
- a CDS encoding DUF4897 domain-containing protein codes for the protein MQNKTLFYILMIFVIVFLIIDVISIFNRKPSFQVVSYFTKIETDYSENATLTTTANLLFKDEKSMKSYISNYQLAASNTFIDYFNKISKEIGKTLKVIDYKNSINERAGILEIEEVAYINNLVTKKGTFFELGMGALKLNAAENSEFAIYLPENATVVLIDPTPTSIMKNKITWKGTALNRFPTIRYRRAE
- a CDS encoding DUF6115 domain-containing protein, which codes for MGVLEWLVLFGTIGALSFSWGIYILESFYKKSGSQELKKEEERLLDLMGKVRIFVDSKIELLDAKLEEVNKVTEKLNDMYSKLMLQSVEIEKLKEEINFKNRQFGDISQEPQKDTQAVKADLTNEFERKASEKPASETKKEKSIEEQIIEMFYNGVSEVDIAKKFNMGIGEVRLIIDLMSRSKG
- the amrA gene encoding AmmeMemoRadiSam system protein A, with the protein product MRGEHPYVRWAIEVIETYIKTKKILDPDPDRLPKELFEKKAGCFVTLHTFNGALRGCIGTYEATQENLALEIRNNAIASATRDPRFPPVTEDELGTIKVNVDVLSEIEPVKQIDELDPKKFGIIVAKGWQRGLLLPDIEGVNTVEEQIRIAKLKAGIFDENYTLYKFTVERYE
- a CDS encoding HD-GYP domain-containing protein; amino-acid sequence: MKLERLLWRKMLYVVMSGMLVLFIVAIVFSLQAYNVVNREFEKNAINIVQSTLNTLQRSLGDIEARFYEQLQETMEKIQANKENADNIISRFFAFESERYKRVLFNFIPYSKLDKYIQKKLEKSVDYFILRKFESGVFMKTVYIRVDDRVYISTFSQGMQKIALLFKDLSNIKSKARFVKTITVCTHELKPIIPGLGEVGSKDKEYLIKAFGSKEPITVKNGKIYSIYHSWGYETDIEKFEPVGIIIKLDVSPLYSFAYLGIGSFFGVLGLVIFIMLRNSRKVAKEVSKPFEQLIKNMRDFRKTKEFQLDRDFATCGIEEVNNLLKEYKEMAEEISASFQEIRAMNEDLEESYRELEKLNNELEDSYLEFSTQLATIAEGYDENTGNHIERVGILSAFIAKKLGLSEEMVYKIRYYAPLHDIGKLMIPKEILLKPGKLTEEEFEEMKKHTIYGAALIGNKERFKIARNIALYHHEKCDGSGYPYGLKCEEIPIEAAIVTLVDVYDALRSERPYKSAFSHEKALKILTEGDERTKPEHFNPKVLEIFIKYEKEVEEIWNNVSTNIPSVLLQRLKEIERNG